The genomic stretch gtgctttgaaaatcccagccctaaGCAGTAGTGCTTTGTTTTGAAGGAATCCAAGTCCTGCAAAACCTGCTGGCGAAGTTGGGAGGAAATTTTAGTGTCTAAGAATGTTCCTTGAACTATATTAAAAAATTGGTCCTTCAAAGATATGAATGCCTCATGATGAACTCTTAACCAATGTAGAATGTCTTTATGGCTTGTTTAAATGTTAcaaattcttttaaaactttcctattgtgttctttatttaaaaacgATAAGATAATTTTTGATACTATAGGTTTTTATTGATTGATCTAAAACCCCAAATCCTAATGATAAAGGTCAAATAAATAGCATCTTCGATGCCTAGTTTCAATTAGCAAAACTACCATCACATTTAACTTAGAAGATCCAAGTTtactttttaatgtaattttttttcccctttcagctCTTTGTACATCTAAATGATATTTACTCGGTGGTGGGGATTCCTGTCTTCAGGTAAATATTTTTATCACCAAATTCACAAATAACAGTTCTATAGTATGGCTATTAATTGTCTCATTTTATAAATAAGTCCTGGCAGCTACtgtgtataaaatatttttcttaacttGTATCCTTTGGGCTATTGTACATCAAGATCATGTACAATCTGTCTAGAGTTGACTTGAAATCTTGGCCTAAATGTCCAACAGAGCAGCCTAAAGCTAAGGCCATACTTTGGCACCTAAATCaaagacctgattttcaaaagtgctgagcaataAGTCACACTCCCTGGTCCCTCACTGAGTTTCCTTTTCTATTGGGTTTCCATAATTGACTATATTATGATTTTTATGCATgacaatttgcatttttacagagacaTTCTTTTGGATTCACTTCTTATATGGAGTGTTTTAGTTTGGTATCTACCTCTTGTTGTTTGCAGACTTCCACTGGCGACCAGAGAGTATATCCGAACTGCAGGACTCCGATCTACTGTAGCGTGGGCTATGGCATCTCTTGCTGAAATCAATGTAAGCAAACACTGACATAGATTATTAATAGTAGCAACAGAGGGGCCTGCATAATGATAAGTTCTGTTCCCCAGAGAGCTGAGAATTTCATGATCCAGTTAGTGGAGGCAGAGATGGCCTTACAAACACTTGTTAGAGGAACATTATGGATATACTTTTCTCTAAAAGTGCCTGTCCTAACCAACACACCTGCCTTAGCTTTGGATTTCAGAAAATGTAATTGAAGGCATCTCAGTGATTCTTATACTTCTGATGTCTTATGGTAAGTCTAATCTTGTAAAGTGCTGGTTGCTGTCAGtccttattgacttcaatgggaatttatGGGCATGCATCATGTCCCAGGGTCAAGCTCTGTCAAAGAAAATAAGTCAACATCTTTTTGCTTTGAATACAATACCCCATTTGTAAGAGCTGCAGTGCTGAATCACACCCAAAGGTCTTGCCTTTGAAGAACAAATTATACTGttaaatgtgtaaaaaaaaatactcagtatgttttgtttgtttataggCTGGTGCATTTGTTTTAGATCCTATGTGTGGATTAGGAACAATACTCTTGGAAGCTGCAAAAGAATGGCCTGTAAGTTCTACAGTCATAATAGGTAGGATGTTTCCAAGATAGcattaaattaatttattttatatttgtaaagcATTGTATTGTAATTTACCAAAAGTGTGTGTTCTTGTTGGAAAATCAGCCAAACTTTTCTGGAAaagtttgcagaatttttaaactgAGCTTTAGTTTAAAACTTCTCCAAGATGTACTTATACAAATCACTAACTCCTGTGCACCTGTTCTTGCAATTGTCCAAATTCATAAATAGAGATTCTCATCCCTGCTCTGGCCCTTTTGTGCTAGTTACAGGGGTCTCCGCAGCATAAAGGGGCTCTAAAAGCCCTGGATTCCGCCAGATTATTCCCTCAGCGCAAGAACTGTAGGCTGTCAATCCCCAGAGTATGACAGGGATGATGTCACAGGGCAGTGCACTGCAGGGTTCTGAGTAGTGCAGCTGCTCATAGGTAGTTGTGGAAAGGCTGTTGTAGCTTAGCACCTAGGGCTATCTAAATTACTGCTCCCTAAAGCAACCTGGAATTGCAAAGCTTAAAGCCACTTTTGTACCTCTTCTCTCTGGACTTTGAGTTATATTCTGCTATTGTAAGAGCTGCAGCACTGAATATCACCCAGAGGTTTTGCCTTTGAAGAACAACTTGTACTCTTAAATGTGTAAAAATATTCAGTAATATGTTTTATTCTGCATAATaaaatttttctcctttttccctcCAACAGAATGTACATTACTTGGGTGCTGATATAAATGATTCACAGCTACAAGGTGCACATGAAAACATTAAGGCTGCAGGCTTGATGGATAAAATTGAGTTACTTAAAGCATCTGTCATAGGTAATATTTGAGAATGACAAAGCATGTGTTAAGGACTCTAACCAGAGTTCTAGAACTATACAGAAAGTGTAGTTAATGCTGAGAGTCAAAGTATACTAAAACCTTGACTCTTTTCATACATGATTGGTTTGACACTTTCCTTTATGTTCATGACCTGCTGTTTCTGTTCTCTTCCCCTTATATTTTGACAAGAAACTTAACAAAAGGATATTGTATATATTCATTTCCAGGGTTTGGCAAATCACAACCGTTACTCTGTATCTTATGTGAAATTCCCAGTCAAAAAAAGTCATTATTTAGGTAAAAGTTCTAATTAACTATCATAATACAAAGATAAATCCCTGTGATCTGCAGCTTGTAACTCAAATTTTTCTGCAGTGATAACTTAAGCCAATTGATGAATCATTATTTTTTGCAGTGGATACATTTAATGACCCTGGCCTTTTCCTGGAAAATGCTATCGGTTTGTTCTCAATTTATGGGCTGATTTTTAGGAGAAGATGATTGCTTTATGATTTGATACTTAATGTGGACAAGTTCTCCAAATCTGGACCTGAATTATCCACATATGAAAACTCATTACAGCAGTTAGCAAAAGATCTTCTCTATTTGACACCTTACCTTGTATTCAGATGAAGAAGAATGTATAGTACTCCTTTCCTTGTAATACCTGTTTCTTACCTGATTGGTTTTAGAGCCCCCACTGGACTTGGCTTGGCTTAGGATACTTAAAATTAGAAGTATTCTGAACTCAGACCATACCCTTGTTGAGGAAGTAATTGATGCCTTGTGGTTGTATCTTAGTCATTGGTCAGAGTATATTAATTCCACAGTTTTTCAAAAGAATGCATAGCTGGCTATTTCGCTCATAGACAAAACAATTTACCATACATCTTGGTCCAAGAACGTTCTGGCATAGAAAATTCAGGCCTTTGGAGCAGCAATTCAAAGCAGctcaaaatcaaaattaaattgGTTACAGCcatgcctgcctgtaaccagattCTATATGAAAGATCTAATGCGTCACTTCCTTCAATTTAACATCTGCATTTGAGCAAATTATTCTTGTAAGTAAAGGGCCTGCAAGGTTAACCACATAACTCCCACTTTAAAACTCATTTGCAAACAGTTATTTACCTTGAGGAGCAAAACTAGTTTGCAAAAATGGAATTGTAGTGTTTCGTGTTCATTGACTCTAAGACATCCTGATCAGATGTTTTTACTTGTAAATTAACACAGTTTTTCTGGCTGCCAGCTTTGCAGACTCAAGCTGGGTGTATTTTTTCTATCAGTAATAAACATTCTGCAAGCTAAATCATGCCCTCATTTATACCATTGCCTTTAGTGGAATATGGGACTGAAGCTACGCTAATGGCACTGGTTTCTTTCTAGTAATGAAAGAGGATAGATAAAGATGTTTGTGGGGTTTCTTAAGTCTTTTAGCAGATACCATAGGTGTCCCCTGTCACACATCTCTTGAGTGCCTCCTGTGTGGTGTTGGTGGATGAAATGTTTTAtaacagggattctcaaactgggggtcgggacccctgagggggtcatgaggttattacatggggggggggggtcacgagctgtcagcctccaccccaaaccctgcttcgactccagcatttataatagttttaaatacaaaaaagtgtttttaatttatagggggtggtcacactcagaggcttgctgtgtgaaaggggtcaccaatacaaaagtttgagaaccagtgttTTATAACAATGCCGTAAGCTTGGAAGTGTGTAAGACCCTCAGGTGCTTACAATACATTCTTCCAGGTTCATAGCAAACTCAACAGGTCTTAGCCTTAGTGAAGGAGGTGatcctatgtctacactatggatcttatagcagcacagctgtattaTTGCAGCTGCCCTGCTATAAGGTTTCCTGTGTAGCCTCTCCTTGCCAGCAGGATAgcctctcctgccgacatagcgctgtccacaccagcacttttgttaGTGAAACTTGTGTCTGTCACgggggtattttttcacacccctgactgacaaaagttttaccaagaaaagtggtagtgtagataaAGCCTAAGGCTTGTAAACCTGCTCCTTGATGGTCAATTTATAAATTCAGTGGACTATTATCCTGTGGCTTATCTCCCAGTTTGGATCCCCAATATGGGAAAACAGTTCTCCAGTCTAGTTCTTCTTAGACCACTTCTGTAGAAAGTTGTCACTGATAGTTTATCTGCAGAGGTTGGGGGGATCTATGCTGTCAGATTCAAAGCAGAGAAAAGTTTATCTAGTTACTGTAATTCTTTGTGGAGACTGACAACATAAATTGTATACTCCCTTTGCACCATGTCTGCCTTTCAAGGTGTGTCCATGTGAATTCTGTTGGAGTTCATGGCTCCTTATGAGGCAGCATATACATTGCCCCAATAGCCATGGCTTTTCGGAAGGTTCTGAACCCTGTGCTGAGGATATGCACTCCACAAGAGTGAGAATCTTTGCTGTCAACCTGCTTGAACCATGGTTGCTACTCAGTCACTGTTCTTTCTTAAGTTTAGCCAAATTTAAGAATCAAACTTCTGTTTTGCAGCATTGCCATTACCTTCAGAAAGTGTTGACGTTGTGATATCGGACATTCCATTTGGGAAAAAGTTCAAGATAACAAAAGACATAAAGCTTCTACAAAATATTCTTCGAGAAATGGAAAGGTATGTATAATCTTTGAAACACTTTagggtatttttttaaactctatACTTGTTTGTAATCTTGAGCATAAAAAACTGTACTTTAAATGAACCCTCAATTCTGTGGTCTGGACCCAGAAAAGTTAGTAATTAAATATGTGTATGTTGCATACAATTATTCCTCACAAATGCACTTCTCCAGAGCATCACCTTGAGGTGTTGCATGTCTTGCCTTGCAATCTGTGGAAGCTTTGACATCAGTAAGAGCTGTCAAAGCATGTATGTTGTATGTTACGTCCTTGAGGCATTCGTGAACTGAGGGGTTACTCTTTCCACAAGTCAGTGTGGTGAAAGAACCTTCACCCTTCCTACTGTTTTCAGGTAGAGGTTATTTTGAAAGCTGGCTGAGTTTTCAGAGATGGTCTGAGAAGCATACAGCTGTCAAAGTTTAGACACTCATACCAGATGATTCtaaatggtttgtttttgttgatGCTAGAGGAGTCTTAAGATGCATTTGCAACAGTAGAATAGTAAAGACCTCTACCTGTCATCATAAATGTTGACAGGTTTCTATGCCCCCTTTCTGGTTTATGTCACACACACTAGTCTCATTTTTAGAGGTGTATACTGTTGGCTTGGTGatcattttaacatttcttttatAGGGAACACTAGGACTgcttgtgtgggtttttttcttcacaTTTAGAGCCACTTTAAAAGTTAgaggaaaactgaattttttaaagaagaaattattcctttattttctaaactatttaaaatgtgtaaaaagcTTAAAGCGTTAAGGCATAAATATGATAACCccttcttagatttttttttaatgcattttttaaataaagacattAAATGTTAACAGAACATGTTtttgcagagaaaatgaaggggAAAGTAAACGACACAAAGTAAGAGAGACAGATGTTTCTTCTGTTCCTGTTTTAAAACTTTCTCTGCAGCCTCtcactttctttttttctgtaataGCTGAAAGGCTTTTGCTTTTCTCAGTTGTTCTACTGCCTCTCTCACTTTCTTGTTTAACCACTCCCCTTTATTTTGTCTAAAACTGCATGTTTTGTTACTAATATTTGTATGCATTTTTTGAAATAAAGGCATTACTTTCATCTCTAAAAAGGCCTGTTATCATATTTGTCGTAATACTTTATTCCTCTGTTTACtaaactttaattaaaatatcTAAAAAGCCTTCTGAAAAAACTTTCCTCTGAGCTTGAAAATGGCTCTAAATGTTGGGGGGGAACCACACAAGCGGTCCTAATGGTCcccataaaaatacattttcaaaatgaccaCCATGCCAAAAATATACATTTCCAAAAATGAGACTGGTGGGCAGGACATAAACCAAAAAAGGGGAGTGTAGAAACTTCTCAGTTTCTATGGTGAAGAAAGGTAAAGAGGTTTTTACTAGTCAGTTGTATTTGTGATCCATTGCCCTATTTATTGGTAGCCCTAATTTTGGGAAAGAGAGGGAATTTACTTTAAGTCTCACTACAGTTGGAAGTGTAACTAGACTATGGAATATAGTAATACACTTTTAATGGAGGTTTGTTGTATTAGATCATGGGTTCTTAAAGTTTTGCAATCAGAACAAGTTTCAGGGGGTTGTGACCACCGTCCCTTATGTTATGGCTGTGTGGGAGGGGTCCTGGTACAGAAAAGGTTGAACCATTGTATTCGATTTTCCTTTTTTGTCAGACCAGACAGGTATTGATGTAATATCTGTTGTTTCTTTTTCAACTATCTACTCTATTCTCTTGTTGGCCTTGCTTAGAGTTCTGGTCTTGCTTTCTCTCTTGGTGGATCTTCTTGGGCAAAGATATTTCCTTGAATATGGGAACAAGGAAAAAAATTTGCTGGAGAAGTTTCACCAAGAGACTCAATGAGACCCTTTTATTCGATCTGCTGACTGTGAGCAGTTTTCAGATGGGGGCAGTTCCCCCCTGGGGTTCAAGCATTCCAGTGGCTCTTGTAACACTAGTTCCCAACAGGTAATTTATATAACTTGATTTTAAACTGTGTAATTTTATGTCACCTTTCCTCAGATTAAAAAGCTTTAGGAATCAATAAAACAAACTGAGGACAATAACTTAGATCTCAATGACTACACTTCCGATGTCATGAATCATACGTGTAGCTACACAATGCAGTGAAAAGCAGTCTGCGTCCACACTCACTATGGTGTGGAGCTACACAGCAGCAAGAGGCTCCAGCAGCACCCACTGCCAGAACCTTTCCCTGCAGCGAGGAGAGGCTCCAGCAGCTGGAAGCctgtgggacactacactgctaaaaatagcagagtggacgtgggaggcactgcttgggcatgtagagagcttGTGTAGGGTGTATATTCTAGGGTTCAGTTATGGAGGTAACTACTCACCTAAACAGTGCTTCACCCTTTACAATGTTGTTTATGCCCACGCTCActgggcatgcagtgtctgtactctacacaccactgtaagtgtagactACCCTAAGGAAAAGGTCAGTTTAAAAACTCCCTTATTCTGTCATAGGAGATACTACTTTTACATTGTAGTTTCAAGGCTCTGGAAAATCATTtcaaagcagaggtgggcaaaccacatctggcccatgggaccctcctgtctggcccctgagctcctggcccgggaggctcacccccagcccctccccagctgttccccctcccctgcagcctcagctcactgcactgctggtgcaatgctctgggcagccagGCAAtgcagttgcagagccgcagTCTGACTCGGTGCTCTCGACGGTGTGGCTatagcaccgccagccaccggtgctccacgaagcgtggtaagggggcagggagcggggaggggggttggatagggattggggcggtcagagggctgggaacaggggggttggatgggtcaggggtcttGCGGGGGCAGTccagaaggagaggaggggttggatggtgGCGGgggtccaggggcagtcagggagcagagggtggtggatggggcaggagtcttgGGGGGGCTGtcggggcaagaagcaggggggtcagataggggtcGGGCtgcgcctggctgtttggggaggcacagcctcccctaaccggccctccatacaattttggaaacccgatgtggtcctcaagccaaaaagtttccccacccctgGTCCAAAGCCTCCATCAGTTAGGTCTGGAAAAGGTGTCTGAGTGAGATCATCATTTCAGTATCAGAAGAAATGTCATCAGTACAGCTGGACCCATCTTTATCTATAGCAAATGCTTTTTATTTCCCCAAGTCAGAAGTATTACTGAGGCAAGAATGGTCCAGCTTCTCCATTTAGGGAAGAATTTAGAGTGGAGCCACAACAGTTTGCAAAAGGTTTTACTGATTATTATGAAACAAGAAACCTACGCATGTACTTAAGCATTTCACTGAATTAGGGCCATGGTAGCTAAAATCCCAGTGTTTCTGGGATCCTTGAAGGGTGACAGATACTGACTTATTCTTTGTAAAGGAGGGTCATAGCTCTGATTTTGATTGTGGGTGCCTAGATACTAGAGTAATAGGGGCATGAGGAGTCCATAGATCTAATGCACAGCCTAGCAACCATGCACAActaacagtttgttttttttaaactgtcagaGTGCTTCATGTTGGAGGGACAGTTGTCTTACTTGTGAGTCAAGATCTCCACAGGCACATGGGTGGCTGTATTAGCAATTGTGTTGAAAATGACACCTCTTTGAACGCCACCAGTGGCAACAAGAAGGGAGCTGCTGCGGTGAAAGACTTGAATCCCGAAGAGAAAAATCAGAGTCCAAGAAGTATTTCCTCTTCAATTACAGGTGTAGAGACTGAACACTTCAACAATAAAACTACATGCTTTGGGTCTTTGGCAGCAGTAGAATCCTATGGAGTTAGCCTTGGGAAAACAGATGCTTTCATATACAAATATAGGAAGATACTTGCTGCTGGAATGCAGTAGCATTCTGAAAGTGAACATGGATCTTATTTGAAAGTATGGTCCTAATTTGGGGCCATATAGTGCCACTGGTAACCAAATGTATTTGGACAGTTTTACAGCAttccttccctcccgcccccaatcTAATGCTTTCTTTGCTAAAGAATTCAGTAGTCACAAGATGGCAGAGACAATCCTCCAACAACGTTAAGTTGGCCACAATAAAATACTGAAAtgaggccaaatcctgagatccttactcaagcaaagcATCCATTTACTT from Lepidochelys kempii isolate rLepKem1 chromosome 3, rLepKem1.hap2, whole genome shotgun sequence encodes the following:
- the THUMPD2 gene encoding THUMP domain-containing protein 2 isoform X1 — its product is MAEASGCAGPSLRYFCTAGRGLEPFLLREVRARLGATQVEYVSGKVFFTTNSELSKLKMLKSGERLFLLLKKHAPISLSRNKGKVFHEIQKLVTEDPRCWLDIISIWKHLHGNKVKQGNISKENPKSLKRKSEEEISIITKNQKREQILETVSDECHVEEQKKSVVLETNNNMDLLTESKTFLEDTSESRIEKSVESNNRSFSFRVSCRCSGTIAKVFTSQEVGKVLGITLIKQLGWKADLRNPDLELFVHLNDIYSVVGIPVFRLPLATREYIRTAGLRSTVAWAMASLAEINAGAFVLDPMCGLGTILLEAAKEWPNVHYLGADINDSQLQGAHENIKAAGLMDKIELLKASVIALPLPSESVDVVISDIPFGKKFKITKDIKLLQNILREMERVLHVGGTVVLLVSQDLHRHMGGCISNCVENDTSLNATSGNKKGAAAVKDLNPEEKNQSPRSISSSITGVETEHFNNKTTCFGSLAAVESYGVSLGKTDAFIYKYRKILAAGMQ